The following are from one region of the Paenibacillus sp. KS-LC4 genome:
- a CDS encoding MBL fold metallo-hydrolase: MRRSYELHPLKVEFLFMKNYAYILVDKATRHAAVVDPAWDLELLDGMLRSLEVELTCILLTHSHHDHVNKVEPLLKLYPAARAYMSVKEIHAYGFACRNLYPFEEGETIRLGETSITCMLTPGHTAGGACFRLADDLITGDTVFIEGCGVCNGAGGSPEQMYDSFQKIRRSTPPHVRVYPGHSFGKEPGMAFQDVLEHNIYFQMEQKEHFVRFRMRKNQGHLFHFK; this comes from the coding sequence ATGAGGCGGAGCTATGAGCTGCACCCGTTGAAGGTTGAGTTTTTGTTCATGAAAAATTATGCGTACATACTCGTAGACAAAGCCACCCGGCATGCGGCTGTGGTGGACCCGGCTTGGGACTTGGAGTTGCTTGACGGGATGCTTCGATCATTGGAGGTGGAGTTGACTTGTATTCTGCTTACACATTCTCACCACGATCATGTCAACAAGGTGGAGCCGCTGCTTAAGCTTTACCCGGCGGCACGGGCGTATATGTCGGTTAAGGAGATCCATGCTTACGGGTTCGCATGTCGGAATCTGTATCCATTTGAGGAGGGAGAGACGATCAGGCTGGGAGAAACGTCAATTACCTGCATGCTGACGCCAGGGCACACGGCTGGCGGGGCTTGTTTTCGGCTAGCAGACGATCTGATTACCGGGGATACGGTATTTATTGAAGGCTGCGGCGTCTGCAATGGGGCAGGAGGTTCCCCGGAGCAGATGTATGACAGTTTTCAGAAAATTCGCAGGTCCACTCCCCCTCATGTGCGGGTGTATCCGGGTCATAGCTTTGGCAAGGAGCCGGGCATGGCTTTTCAGGATGTGCTGGAGCACAACATTTATTTTCAAATGGAGCAAAAAGAGCATTTTGTGCGGTTTCGGATGCGCAAGAATCAGGGGCATTTGTTTCATTTTAAATAA
- the fabD gene encoding ACP S-malonyltransferase — protein sequence MGKPIVFLFSGQGSQFYQMGRGLYEEVSEFRKWMNKLDEMVTPLIGESVLARLYAEDKRRDEPFERTLLSHPAIFMVEYALAQVLMARGVQPDAVLGSSMGEFAAAAVAGVLDVEAALELVVEQAKTFEATCLPGGMIGILQEPSLYDRMLLLRENTELVSINSDAHFVVAGPAAKLPSIAEALRKNGIAYQILPTSFAYHSSWIDPAAASYEARLRGLSYRQPRVRFYSGVTGRRETALRSEYFWEVARQPIRFAEAVQALEREGDCLYVDLGPSGTLANLVKRNFKQNSLSQSYAVLTPYQQDLKNLYKACEQMEQLISSSIRKGGQPMKAYVFPGQGSQHKGMGGTLFDEFADLIAQADEILGYSIKRLCLEDPDNQLGQTQYTQPALYVVNALSFLKKVQETGCKPDYVAGHSLGEYNALFAAGAYDFATGLRMVKKRGELMSLASGGGMAAVIGFTVEQIDRVLMENGLDGIDIANHNSPDQIVIAGLKTDILRAQSFFEQAGVRVYIPLNVSGAFHSRYMVESKRSFEAYLELFEFSELEIPVISNVYARPYKQRQVKDNLAQQIVSLVKWTDSVRYLMGLGEIEIEEVGPGNVLTKLVTTIRRKAEPLVIEQEADDVEEAVLVAASVTVPEVLISSSITEAEMAVAAQSPAPAQAEFVPMREPVNEPNMRMSRRASMAESLGNEEFKKDYNLKYAYVTGSMYRGVASERLVIQVGKAGMLGFYGTGGLKLEQIEQAIRTIQQALTRGESYGMNLLHNQSNPLMEEKTVELFLRSGVRNVEASAYMAVNSALVHYRAKGLKRSAEGVVIIENRILAKVSRPEVAEAFLSPAPERIVDKLLLEQRITREEADMLREVPLADDITVEADSGGHTDQGVSSVLLPSIVRLRDEVMAKYGYKKKIRIGAAGGIGTPEAAVAALVLGADYLVTGSINQCTVEAQTSESVKDLLQDMNVQDTAYAPAGDMFEIGARVQVLKKGVFFPARANKLYDLYRQFNSLEEIDEKTRRILQERYFKRSFDEVYREVQAYVSSQELEKAERNPKHKMALIFKWYFGYSSRMALSGDAEHTVDYQVHCGPALGAFNRWVKGTSLEGWRARHVDVIGEKLMRETAELLNRRISELVGL from the coding sequence ATGGGCAAGCCGATAGTGTTTCTTTTCTCTGGGCAGGGCTCTCAATTTTACCAGATGGGTCGGGGGCTCTATGAGGAAGTATCTGAGTTTCGCAAATGGATGAACAAGCTAGACGAGATGGTGACGCCGCTCATCGGGGAATCGGTGCTGGCGCGTCTGTATGCGGAGGACAAGCGCCGAGATGAGCCGTTTGAACGGACGCTGCTGAGTCACCCCGCGATCTTCATGGTGGAATATGCGCTGGCGCAGGTGCTGATGGCTCGCGGTGTCCAGCCAGATGCGGTCCTTGGCAGCAGCATGGGCGAGTTCGCGGCGGCGGCTGTGGCAGGTGTGCTCGATGTGGAGGCAGCGTTGGAACTGGTGGTGGAGCAGGCCAAGACGTTTGAGGCTACCTGCCTCCCCGGCGGGATGATCGGGATTCTACAGGAGCCGAGCCTCTATGACAGAATGCTGCTCTTGCGTGAGAACACGGAGCTGGTGTCGATTAATTCGGACGCGCATTTTGTGGTGGCCGGTCCGGCGGCGAAACTGCCGAGCATCGCGGAGGCGCTGCGGAAGAACGGCATCGCCTATCAGATTTTGCCGACCTCCTTTGCGTATCATTCCTCTTGGATTGATCCGGCAGCGGCTTCCTATGAAGCGCGGCTGCGCGGTCTGTCGTATCGTCAGCCGCGGGTGCGATTTTATTCCGGGGTAACCGGGCGGCGGGAAACAGCGCTGAGGAGCGAGTATTTCTGGGAGGTGGCCCGACAGCCGATTCGCTTTGCTGAAGCGGTGCAGGCGCTGGAGCGGGAAGGCGATTGTCTTTACGTGGATTTGGGTCCTTCTGGAACGCTCGCCAATCTGGTCAAGCGGAATTTTAAACAGAATTCGCTCTCGCAAAGCTATGCGGTTCTTACACCGTATCAGCAGGATCTCAAAAACTTATATAAGGCTTGCGAGCAAATGGAGCAACTCATTTCATCGTCCATCAGAAAGGGAGGACAACCTATGAAAGCATATGTGTTTCCTGGGCAAGGCTCTCAGCACAAAGGCATGGGAGGTACGCTGTTTGACGAGTTTGCAGATCTGATCGCGCAAGCGGATGAGATTTTGGGCTATTCGATCAAAAGGCTGTGCTTGGAGGACCCGGACAATCAGCTGGGCCAGACGCAGTACACGCAGCCTGCTCTGTATGTGGTCAACGCACTGAGTTTCCTCAAGAAGGTGCAGGAGACAGGATGCAAGCCGGATTATGTGGCCGGGCACAGCTTGGGTGAGTACAATGCGCTGTTTGCTGCAGGGGCGTATGATTTTGCTACCGGTCTGCGGATGGTCAAAAAACGGGGCGAACTGATGAGCCTTGCGAGCGGTGGGGGAATGGCGGCGGTAATTGGGTTTACGGTGGAGCAGATCGACCGCGTGCTGATGGAGAACGGCCTGGACGGAATCGACATCGCCAACCATAATTCGCCGGACCAGATCGTCATTGCAGGCTTGAAGACGGACATTTTGCGCGCGCAGTCATTTTTTGAGCAGGCGGGCGTGCGCGTGTACATTCCGCTTAATGTGAGCGGGGCTTTTCATTCCCGGTATATGGTGGAGAGCAAGCGGAGCTTTGAAGCGTATTTGGAATTATTTGAATTTTCGGAACTTGAAATTCCAGTCATTTCGAACGTTTATGCGCGTCCGTACAAGCAGCGGCAGGTGAAGGATAATTTGGCACAGCAGATCGTGTCTCTGGTCAAGTGGACGGACAGTGTGCGCTACCTGATGGGCCTTGGCGAGATCGAAATCGAAGAAGTCGGGCCGGGCAATGTCCTGACCAAGCTCGTCACCACGATTCGCCGCAAAGCCGAACCGCTCGTCATCGAGCAGGAGGCAGATGACGTGGAAGAGGCGGTGCTGGTGGCGGCGTCTGTGACTGTGCCTGAGGTATTGATATCGTCGTCTATCACGGAGGCAGAGATGGCAGTCGCTGCTCAGTCGCCTGCTCCCGCTCAGGCGGAGTTCGTACCGATGAGGGAACCTGTGAACGAGCCGAACATGCGTATGTCGAGAAGGGCGAGCATGGCAGAATCGCTAGGCAATGAGGAGTTCAAGAAGGACTATAACTTGAAGTACGCCTATGTCACGGGCTCGATGTATCGCGGAGTGGCTTCCGAGCGCCTGGTCATTCAGGTCGGCAAGGCGGGCATGCTGGGTTTTTACGGGACTGGCGGCTTGAAGCTGGAGCAAATCGAACAGGCGATCCGCACGATTCAACAGGCGCTGACGCGCGGTGAGTCGTATGGCATGAACCTGCTCCATAACCAGAGCAACCCATTGATGGAGGAGAAGACGGTCGAGCTCTTCCTTCGATCCGGAGTGCGGAACGTGGAGGCAAGCGCCTACATGGCGGTAAATTCCGCATTGGTTCACTACCGGGCGAAAGGGTTGAAACGCTCGGCAGAGGGCGTTGTGATTATCGAAAACCGCATCCTCGCCAAAGTCTCTCGCCCGGAGGTTGCCGAGGCGTTTCTGAGTCCTGCACCGGAGCGCATCGTCGACAAGCTGTTGCTGGAGCAGAGGATCACGCGCGAGGAAGCAGATATGCTCCGCGAAGTTCCGTTGGCGGATGACATCACCGTCGAGGCTGATTCCGGCGGACATACCGATCAGGGGGTGTCTTCCGTGCTGCTTCCGTCGATCGTTCGCCTGCGTGATGAGGTTATGGCCAAATACGGATACAAGAAGAAGATTCGAATCGGGGCGGCCGGAGGCATCGGAACCCCGGAAGCGGCGGTGGCGGCGCTTGTGCTCGGGGCGGATTATCTCGTGACCGGCTCGATCAACCAATGCACGGTGGAAGCGCAGACTTCCGAGTCGGTGAAGGATCTGCTGCAGGATATGAACGTGCAGGACACGGCCTATGCGCCGGCGGGCGACATGTTTGAGATCGGCGCTCGCGTGCAGGTTTTGAAAAAAGGCGTCTTTTTCCCGGCTCGTGCAAACAAGCTGTATGATCTCTACCGCCAGTTCAACTCGCTGGAGGAGATTGATGAGAAGACCCGTCGCATTTTGCAAGAGCGCTACTTCAAGCGCAGTTTCGACGAGGTCTACCGCGAAGTGCAAGCCTATGTGTCCTCGCAGGAGCTTGAGAAGGCGGAGCGCAATCCCAAGCACAAGATGGCGCTGATCTTCAAATGGTATTTTGGCTATTCGTCGCGCATGGCGCTCAGCGGGGATGCCGAGCACACGGTGGATTATCAGGTGCATTGCGGCCCGGCCTTGGGGGCGTTCAACCGCTGGGTGAAAGGCACGTCGCTGGAAGGCTGGAGAGCGCGCCATGTCGATGTGATCGGTGAAAAACTGATGCGCGAAACGGCAGAGCTGCTAAATCGGCGCATCTCTGAATTGGTCGGATTGTAA